A genomic window from Labrus bergylta chromosome 7, fLabBer1.1, whole genome shotgun sequence includes:
- the si:dkey-30c15.2 gene encoding transmembrane protein 116 encodes MELNGVLSDHQIDALSTEYLVLLTPSLIGSFSVLVVSLVRWRQLKEQVHILVQLALADFLAALILMTTSVLNKVSTESGVKICQYFLPLSLTFYFISFLLVMVYAWKSRSPIQGWRTRPTEHAGTQSQCRRNMVAILVYATVWLLPIIMYSVYVLTPFMTTAELTPAGDVLIIHNDSQYCTSCILFLHVWRDSCSHPEDIHDSIVGVCLFLIVITVLMSCSIIYYDISKWYETQKHEGLFPPEGDARSRRRIKRVFSTARNMVMVILFCWAPALILILLSCLMLWTNIEQRSLFFLYVIQAASLSLQGFLNSMVYAWGRPNFTEAVLGENTPLVAQDHLAFFDESLRSSSC; translated from the exons atggaaCTCAACGGTGTTTTAAGTGATCATCAG ATTGATGCTCTTTCAACTGAGTACTTGGTGTTACTCACTCCAAG TTTGATTGGGAGCTTTTCTGTCCTGGTGGTTTCTCTGGTGAGATGGAGACAGCTAAAAGAACAG gTGCACATCCTGGTGCAGCTCGCCCTGGCAGACTTCCTCGCTGCTCTGATCCTCATGACCACTAGTGTATTGAACAAAGTTAGCACTGAAAGTGGTGTAAAGATCTGCCAATACTTCCTGCCCCTTTCGCTG acattttatttcatttcatttctgctGGTGATGGTCTACGCTTGGAAATCCAGGAGTCCAATCCAAGGGTGGAGAACAAGACCAACAGAACACGCGGGAACTCAG AGTCAGTGTAGAAGGAATATGGTGGCTATACTTGTATATGCCACAGTGTG GTTATTGCCCATTATAATGTACTCAGTATACGTGCTAACCCCCTTCATGACGACAGCTGAGCTCACTCCAGCAGGTGACGTCTTGATCATCCATAATGATAGCCAATACTGCACCAG ctgtaTTTTGTTCTTGCATGTCTGGAGGGATTCCTGTTCTCATCCT gaGGACATCCATGATTCCATTGTCGGAGTTTGTCTTTTCCTAATTGTGATAACAGTGCTGATGTCTTGCTCT ATTATTTACTATGATATTAGTAAATGGTATGAAACACAAAAGCACGAGGGACTTTTCCCCCCAGAGGGAGATGCACGTTCAAGAAGGAGAATCAAAAGAGTGTTTTCTACAGCTAGAAATATGGTCATGGTCATCTTATTCTGCTGGGcaccag CTCTGATCCTCATTCTCCTGTCCTGCCTGATGTTGTGGACTAACATCGAACAACGCAGCCTGTTTTTCCTTTATGTGATTCAG gCTGCCAGTTTGTCCCTTCAGGGCTTCCTTAACAGTATGGTTTATGCTTGGGGAAGGCCGAACTTCACTGAAGCTGTTCTCGGGGAGAACACACCTTTAGTGGCACAGGACCACCTAGCCTTCTTTGATGAATCGCTGAGGAGCTCGTCTTGTTGA